The Pieris rapae chromosome 1, ilPieRapa1.1, whole genome shotgun sequence genome contains the following window.
TTTATATGATTGATTTTTAGCGTTAAATATGCTATAAAAAGAGCATCTTTCAGTGCAGTTCTCGTAGCGAACGAAAACTTTTGACTAATTAATCTTACTCATATGTGCCTATTGTATCTAATTGACATGATTATCAAAGTTAAAACCTTTTAAGATTATTACCTTATTAAAAGGCGTTATGTCATATACTAGCTACGAAGCTACTCGCcattttgtaatacaatacGAAACTAATAAGCTTTTTTCTCGAGCACAAAAGATAGGAAAAATCAAAACGGCATTGAACCAGAATAAAATGACAAGGCTGACATGTATTGTTGCTTGTTATATGATTAGCTTCTGTCTCTCTATTATTTGAAGTTTCTTGTTCGAGATAATGGCTATTGTTCAAAGCCTTAAGTAAATCCTTTGTCGCTAATTAAACTTacattataaaagtaatattgtcCATGTATTTACTAAGATCAGATTTCATTAAGCTACTgctgtatataaaatagagtATACACATGCGGAGTAAGGAAGATGTTGAATTCGTGTATCAATGGTGAAATGTTTTGAGCATTGTTTAGACATACTTTGGAAATCGTTTCGCCATAAGTCAATTAGTGAGGGTGTGAACTGGTAAGACAAGTTAAATTTGCATGAAGAGCCCTCTAAGTAAAGTTTAAAGTTCCTTTGTAGGTTCCTTAACTTTGTCGTTCAAATTGAGTTACCATCAAAGATGTAATACGATGGTTTCCTTGTCAAtttccttaaatattttttgattctttgatttttaaacatgtttttctttataaacttttagttTAGAAACTTAAActcatacatttaaacaaaacttttaactgttgttcaaatatttattacaatatttataaaacacactTCAACTTATTAAAACGTCTAAAATATGAAACCGACGCGGGCTTTTTATCAAGTTTGGCCACGCGTTGACtgtattcaattataataataatgaaaggtgtttaacaattatttttaattatccttTAAGTGGCTGATACTTGTCTAGGCAAAATCAGTTCGCTTTTCATCTTCAACATTCATAAATAACTTTAGCTGCATACACAGTGTTCTTCGGATTCATGTACTTTAAAGTTATAACACACAAAAGGTtcgtgttttaaattatttatttaatttcaggtAATGGTTGAAACACTGGGGTCTACCGCTTGGTGCGCTGAAGTGTTGCAGGCTCGGTCAGCAGCGGCAAGTGCGCGTGCGCAGGTCGCCGCCGTCACTGCTCTCGCAGCTGCTGCAGATCGCTGCAGGGACCTCGTTGCCGTTACTGACGACCAGCAGAGGGTGCTTGTGAgtacatattttgtatcatGGCGTTGGTAAAGTAAGGCGGAATATCTTCTCACTTCTATGACCctaaattctaaaaattatatatattaaaaagccggtaacgcactcgcgagtctcTGGCATcgagtccatgggcggcagtatcacttaacatcagatgagcttccgttagcttataaaaaaaaatatatattttcattacaaaatgTTAGCTCAGAGAAgacttataataaaaccaaaatgtATTGGTTCAGAAATGACACACAGTAAAAAAGAGTTCACTACATTcccatgattttttttattgaattgaaatttatcTTAGCTCACAAATAAATCCTGGTGCCGGGTCGTCGGATGGAGGAATGATGAAGGGCCGCGATCTTTTGCGGAAACCATCGGAGGCGAAGGCCTACGGCTGGCTACGAGTGGAGCGAGGGACTGGGACGCACCTGTTATGCTCAGGCGGAGGGCGTCTCCGGACCCCGTTCTGTTGGCCTGCAAAGGAACTGCTGTATCGCTGACACGGTCGgttttttaactttgtatTGAGAAAACATTTTGAGAAACAATAGTCGAACATTCAACGATTTTTCATCGCTGACAttattgaagaaatctatgttttcagtaataaacaaaattatcaattacCGTAAAGAAAATCGGATTTTTCAGTACttggaaaaattatttaaatatttcttgtaaCTCGTAACAAACTTTCAACAGTTTATTATCAAAGTTTCGAGTTAATAAGCTTATATATTTACTGAGATACGATTTTGTGATTTTCtagtgtaatttaatatccTATCTCTTTGTTATTACAGAAGTACATCTCACATAGTTTTCGTCTGCGAACCCAGTAATATACCGGAAGTCGAGCGTGGGCGTGGTTCACTGCACTCCATCAGACGCGGTTCTCTCGATGTACGATCTGTAGCATCAGATGGCTTAAGACGTACATCGCTGGCTAAACTTCAAGGCCTGCCTTTAGAAGCTCCTATTACAAAGGTATAAATAACACTGAATCCTTATTTCTCTATCTCTTAAccccaataaaatattagaccAAGTATGTAGGCTATATCACTTtttaacacttgctcgtacggtgaaggaaaacatcgtgggaAACCGGGATgtgttagacccaaaaattagacggcgtgtcaggcacagaagccTATTAGATTCATATGAtgcgccattgatttattttaatttaattttatcgatcgtatataaacattaaataacgtgttgaatttatttagaagtAGATGCATTGTAGATGCATTTATCAGATTTgggaacatttttaatatatgccTGTGTCAAATACCTTTTACATAACAACGTATGGATATTATCTTAAACTGTTAAGAACAAATTCTACGCGTAACAAGCGTGAGTGTATGAGTGTGAGTGTGAGTCAATGAGAGAGTGTGTGGGTGTTTGTGAGTGCATTTTTACAGGAATTGGGCatttatgtaaaaagtaaaCCTGTAAAtgttaatcaatataaactaatTCCAGGTGATATCGCTTCTGTCTACCGCGACAGAAGGTGCTCCACCATCAACAGTGGCGTGCATAGAGCGTGCAGTTGACATGTTGAGGACTTCAGAACTGTACTCCCCTCAGATGAGAGAAGACCCGAAAATGCGGGCAGAAGACCCTATCGCCACGGATCTCATTGGAGCATTGCTTTCGGTAAGTTTATAGTCGTATAAAGGTTTAATTGAGGTGTAAAAACATAGTGCATTAAagagaacaaaaaaaatcaacgacGTTCAGacataaattaccaaaaaTCTGAGACGCAGGtcaaaaggttgtagcgccactagGTGcatgttcataaataaaattcgccgtaataacaaaatttgaaaacctatttttttaaataaataatcaagctACGTAGATTAGTTTtggctttatataaaatggcAACAATTTGTAAGCTTTTTATTGACACTGCAATAtactaacatattttatttgttccgGTGGCTGGATAGCGGGAGCAAGTGAACGCAAACCTTATTTATATGGTAGGAGGATTGAAATTATCACAGCATCTTCTGTGACTGTCTCTAGACTTCTTCATAGAAAACTCGTGATTGTCGCCGATACTTTGCTTGTACTCTTTGTCACAGGGATTGTTTTGTTtctatcttaaaataaataaataacattttatattgaatcaaCATTCGCAAAATTCAATGGTGCGGATTGATTCTTGATTATGATTGACAATTGGTTTTcagaccaatcacaatcaagcAATTCTTTCACATCAACTGTATTTTCTATCTCTGCTAAGAgaagatttttgaatctgacAATTCAATTGGCAGATGGCAGGGCAGAAATGcttaaatgtttgtatattttagtctAATATCTAAATATCCGCAATCAAAACAATCTCTGTTCAATAGCGCTCTATTTTAGCAAAATTAGGAATCATAAACTTCTTTCGTCCATTGTTCCTGTTCAGTTAAAAGAAACTATGACTAACAcagttttgtgtatttatttgacaGTATATTTTACATCACCTAATATTTCGTAAACCTCATTCTGTCTTATACTTTCTTTCGCTGTTATCTTTATtacatgtaaattattatgaacatTTGATGTTTCAGGGTACATCCAATGTATTGTCATCGCGAAGAAGTAGCAATGACTCAACAGTAGTTAGGTCGCAGACAAATAGGAGCAACTTAAAACATAAGGTAATTAAAGATCATTGATTTCAAAGAAATTTAGTTAGGCcctctttaaatatatcttagaATAGACCTAAGAAATCTGGAGCTGCACGTATGCCGGTAATGAAGGTTCTGATTCGAATTTGATCTAATATCGGTGGTGCTGATGTCGTTACCTTGTATTTTGAGCAGTTACCCTGTATATTAAGAAGCTTCAAATCGCAACTGGAACATTTCtgcaataaaatagtaaagtaCGTCATGCAGATGCGTATGGGTATGGCGTATTCGCGAGACGAGCTGGGGGCTTGCCTTggaatttatagaaatagtatatatatcataaagaaatttacaatgtatatttacaatttattttctatcatgcaatgcattaaaaaaaacatcagatACCAATCGATCTAATAATTCTTAAAGCAATCGTTACAGACGTCAGGACAACTCAGGGAGATCCTGGATACAGCCTTATGTTGGGACTTTGAGATATTCCATTTAGAAGATTTGACCCGTGGAAGGCCTTTGACGCATCTGGGTCTGACCTTGATGGGAGGAAGGTTCGACGTCTGCGCAGCTCTCGAATGCGACGAGAGGACCCTGCTTCATTGGCTGACAATCATTGAGACAAATTACCACGCAGTTAATACGTACCATAACTCTACACATGCTGCAGATGTCTTACAGGTGGGCTCATATATTTGTCTTGCTTTTTTATACACAGAGATTACTTCTTAATGTTCATAATAATCAGAATTGAAATGTGAACATAGAAGGAATTTTAATATGGACTTCTTTAAAGgacacaattaaattttatattccagGCAGTGGCATGCTTTATAGAGAAGGACCGTCTAAAGAACCTTCTGGAGCCTCTCGAAGCTGCAGCTGCCCTGATCTCTGCAGCAGCCCACGACATCGACCACCCTGGGACCTCATCGGCCTTCCTCTGCAACGCTCGCCATTCGCTCGCCATACTTTACAATGACGTCGCCGTGCTTGAGTCTCATCATGCTGCTCTTACTTTTAAACTCACTCTTAGTAAGTTCTTTGTTATGTGTTTTGATTTATAGTTACTGTCGATCTATCGCAAGGTAATTCTTATTGAAtcaatttttatcatattcatCCAAccaaaaacgttttaaattaacattgacTGCTGCACTTGAAGTgttaagcgatctcttcctgTGTATTTGAAAACTTCTCCGATTTGGCAGATGACGATCGCGTGAACATATTCAAGAATCTCGACCGTGACACGTTCAAGTCAGTGCGGCACAACGTCATCGACATGATTTTGGCCACGGAGATGACCAAGCATTTTGAGCACTTGGCCAAGTTTGTCAACGTCTTCTACGCGAAGAGCACTGGTAGCAAAGAAGACGGAATGCACACTGACGTAAGTATTAGATTGTCAATATTAGGTCTCCCCTTCTGTTCACTTGCCCTTTTTAAGTATTCCAGGCAGTACTAGAGAAGGGACAAGTTAAAAGTACCCATACCCGACGAAGATGCATGGTGAATTTCGTAAAGCAGGAGAGGTATGTCAAAACCATAGCAATTGGAGATCTGCGGCTTTGCCTATCCATCGGtgataatatgaataaaataaattgtctaaaaCTTATTCCTAATGaaagtaataacatattttaacgtTGCCTGCAAATTACAGGAACCACTATCGTTGGACACAACGGCTCTGACGTCACAGGAGAACGTGATCTTGGTGAAGAGGATGATGATCAAATGCGCTGACGTATCTAATGCCTCCCGACCTCAAAAGTTTGCGTTTGAATGGGCCAGAAGGTAAGTtccaatttttacatttttgggtttcttatataaaaaaacctaaaattatttctttttgcctCATATTTTGGTTACTCATTCCAGGATAGCAGAGGAGTACTTCCTCCAAACAGACGAGGAGAAGGCTAAAGAGCTCCCAGTGGTAATGCCTATGTTTGATCGCGCCAGTTGCTCCATCCCGCGCTCTCAGATCGGATTCAtagactatattattattgacatgATGGAGGCATGGTCTGGTGAGTCTTTTAACTACTTAATGCAATACGATATCGATGTTTAGTATTGTAAGTTTTAGTTTTCATATGAGTGTTAGAGCGTACTCAAAATtcactttgtattttaaactttgCAGCCTTCATCGACATGCCAGAGTTGGTGACACATGCCCGCAACAACCACCAACGCTGGCGTGAGTTGGATGAAGCTGGGGTCACCACCATTGCTGATGTTAAACGCGCTCAAAGACAAGCTTTGCCTTCTTCCACCTCACAACCCACTGCCGAAGAGTAAAAATAACCTTAATTTTGATTAACTAAGCAACTGTCGGCCATGTTGCCCCAAGGTGTTGTCTAAAGCCCCGTTTTGACACAAGCGGGTTTTATCCCTGGGGTTAAAAGCAATGTGCTGTTGGAATATAAATTGGACTGAAGTTCAGTAATTCACTTCCTTCATTACTCGATAAACAGGTCccgattaattatatattctgcactcttttctaaaaaaattacacaattgcaaaaagtttataatgtttgtaaCTTGGCCAACATTAATCATATTATTCAATTCCCATTACTAATTGTCCATTACTTTTAACCACATTCAGCATAATTCTTAAAGACCGAGTCAGTCTAAAGATATCGgctttttacaacaaactttaCAAGACAGACCTCATTGTTAGACTGTTCACCTATCTTTCACTCACAACTCATCTTTCTGCAATGAATTTCCAAATCGGGGCCAAATAATAGAATTGATAAACAAATGTACGAAATATGCCAAAGTACTCGTACAAGGAGAGTGACTTTTCTGCATTTGCATTGAATGTGAATGTTTACGTAAAAAGTCTGAAACGGACATAGCCTACGGATGTCCGGAAATAcgcttattttatatacttatatccgTGTTAGTATAGTTCAAATGTTACTATCTACTTAGTTTTAATCCCGTATGTTTGTCGCGAATCGGTTTTATTTTTCGATGTTGTCTTTAATATTAGGGACAATGATATAGGAATAAACTGGGAGATGTGTTATTAaggttaaacaaaaataatagatactTTCTTTAACATATAACCAACTTTTAATGTATTCTTATGCAGTGTAATTGCTTGTCTGAACATGATTAGAattgaataattgttttagGATATTCCATTTACCTAGGAAAGCTAATGAACACGCGAAATATAGTAtgatataaacaattaattcgAATAAGCTTCAACATTGTAGTGAATATTACAAACTTATCTGTGTGTATTTgggttaaaacaaaattttaaaaaacaatatctgAGCTTAATTTTAAGTTCGGTACTAAATGATTAGGATTCCTTTATAATCTGCCGACAacacaactttatttaatagcaCATTTGTCTTTTTGTCCTTGTATCattgaaatattgtattcGATGTACGGTTGCCATTTAGACGGGTATTGTTGTGTAGATAATATTACCGTGACAGCAGTGCCATATTTGTTGTTGGCAACATTTCTATGACTTGTAATTCATCCCTGCGAACCATGACAAGAAGCAGACTTAAGATTCATGTCAAATTGGTCCACATATACTTGAGCTTTGAGAATAttcctatttttatacaatatttttaacatttaccaATCTTGGTCTGGTCatatcaaaattcaaaatttttcgAACGTTTTGAACagaatttttctaataaaggatgttttctttcattccttatatacatgtattttatacttacgtagaatatattgaatgttaacataatttataaagattaacGTCGCTTGGACcttttttcatttaagtattttcgaaAAAGGCTAACTTGTACTAAATGTAGATTGTATTCGTCTATATGACGCTGGTAATTTTACAATAGgcgtaatgtttaaaataattattgaatatgaCGCTTTCTCGTGCTCAATGTCAATATAAACGGTCTAATGTTAATTGATAGATGTTGTAATTTTGCCTTTTCGATTATTGTAAACAATTCTTGCAACTTATTTAGTAGAATACGGTGTTCAATCTCATATTATGACTGTgtgttattgataaaaatatatttaaccgTTTTCGTATACTAACAAAGCACATTTTagagacaaataaatattatttgctaaGTAGCTCAAATCGAAACTTATCTAGCTTCTAATCAAAACCATTTTggatttataactaattaatgtGCATATTTTGGTTTATTACTTTTCGTTTTCGGAGTATTGCCCAAATTGTATTCATCggcaatattttcaaatactgGCGACACTTgctgtatttaaatttcttaaactgCGTCGCCTAGGAGTCAAATGAATGGCTATGCAttactttctttatttttcttctaatCCCAAGTCTACTTGGGAGTGCTGCACAATAAGTATCGTAATTTTGGTGTATAGTTGAAAGGGCTGGTCCCAGGCATTGTGAAAACAGTGTTACTTATAGAAAAACTATTTGTACTAATAAATCTGTTAATATTTTCTCATTGAATAGCAATCTTTACATCTGAAGAACTCTGCTAATGTCATTTATACTACTAAGTTCCAGTTACGTACAAATGTTTAACGTTACAATGGCTTTTATGAGTAAAACAGCGGGGATACTCTGTAAGAACTAAAGCGATTTACTATGAATCCAAAAATTTACTCGAAGGctattttttatgtgtgtgtaatgtaaCCGTGTATTATCCATAGAATAAATTGCTATACACTTACAGGGTAAGCCAACTGTTAGGTtctgtttagtttttaaattaaaatgtgaatTCTAGTGTTTTTGGGACTATATAACTCCAAATCGTAGATTCGTCAAATTCAACAGAAATTTAACCAACCAAGGAAACCAACTTCTGGCTCTGTTTTTTCAAAATGATTACATGTTTATCCCATTATGAATGACATTGTTatgtgttgtaaataaaataaaaacattttttgtgttttatttttaacgaatattATGTACGCCCACAGTAGGCCACTAAACCAGTTAGCATTGGAAATGTGCTTCTGCAAATACATTTGCAAGAAGGCCTCGTTTGTCCTCTCTCTCTCTCGCCTCTACTTCCTTATTAATGAAAGAAGTCAGATATCCTATACATAAGGAGACACTGTACAATATCTATATCCAGCCATGGGTGACCTATGCAAGCGTAGTCTTCCCGCATTGTGCCACCTCCCATATCTACGTGAGGATCGTCGATCTCTACCACGACTCGGAGCTTCCTATCATAGTCCAATAAATGAAGTTGGCATGCCAACTTATTCATACGCAAAAGCGTCAACTAACCCCTTTCCGAAAAAAGGCCTGTAGGTTTcgataaaattaacttattataaactaaattatataatatatatatatatatatatatataatagttatttattaataaataagaacatatatctttataattcCAATTAACAATCTCGATGACCTCTATGTTTGtagtatttcattttattaaaaaactacaaaaagcAGCTAACAACATTTCTATTCCACAATATTTATCAGAACAACCGTCCTGTAGggtaaaaaaaagataaaacagAGTTCGATCCCCGATACGATTCCCCTTATCGATAAGACAtaggttaaataaaacaagatataaatgataaaacattttattataaacaattattaaaaaaaacattctcaAAACCTATCACAAAATAGACCTCCCgccattcaaatattttaacattctgGTGATATCTCTATTTAACAAAGGCGGGCTACCTAACAAAAATCTTACCCGAGCCAGATTCAAACTTGAGACCGAATGGCTTTCATGTGTCAAAAAGGTGATTGACAAACGTGAGTAATAATTCGCACCGAGTCTGTCCTTACAAGTAATCAAACATAGCCACCATATTAAACGGggatttattttgtgatagCAGTAGTCATTCCATTAATCAGATGAAATGCAATTTAATCCTGATTTcgttatacaaaaaattcatatCCTTGACGTAATTTAATAACCACGTCATGAAAGTGTTAGAGTTGTATGTTGgttggttttaaaaataaaaatgcatcgACGTAGTTACGTACAGATTATATTAGACAagattaaatcaaaatgtcaTAAAGCTTGACATTGACATCGACACGTACACAACTTGAAAATGACACTTCATAAGTATGCGTCTATCTACGACTTAAAAGCATTACCTTGTTTTCTAAATCatactattttctttaaattaatccGACTATATAAAGTCAACTAAATccctttctgtcaaattggaTTAACGATCGAGAGAGGCTTTCGTTAAAAGGGTGCaggatttatttcttaaaaaggGGGGTTGTTCTTCATACAACTCTAACacaatcaattatatataacattaaaatatctaactAAATAACGGTGAATCCAGAATACGGAAAGTGTAACAACAAATAGGTCCCTTTGTACTCACGATAATTCCGTTATGGCATCAATTCGATCTGTTTCACCAAATCCCGAAACCGGTATGCTAATcctataatcatttattaatcatGTACATACAGACATGACAATATCTTTACATAATGTTGACctcaaaaaatttataagacACTTAAACGCCACGTTTTCTCCTTAACAGTTAGCATACGAGTTTAGTACATCcgtaaataaactatttggAATGAAATTTGCGatgtaatgataataaaataaaaatcaagttaaaatattatagtctaACATGATTTTTATCGTGTGTGCCCAAACAAAATAAGTACTTCATGTAACGTTAAATGTAGTCTGAGGAAGTCGGTTCGAGTCgtgtaaaaaagatatatcTAAGCAAATAGTCAAAACCCTTTACGGCGACATCGTtaagaacaacataccggttatattgaccaaaatggGCTaatacgactatcggtttatACGATAATAGATATAGACGAATATGAATagtcccttcgatgtcgttataacaggtTTTGACAGCAGTAACTCTAGGTCAACGCAACACTTTCTTACATTCTGTTTAGAGGTGGAATtgccaaaaataatttaacgtatactctgatttttaattccgtagaaaTCTGACAGCcatcattttttgacatgtcagagattacaAACCTGCATAGCCCgggcattttaaatttaaatacgagTCTGATCATCtatcagaattctacggaataaaAACAAGagtatatagtaaaaatagtGCTACAACTCTAACGAGTTCTGTATATTTAAGACCTCTTCAACGTAACTCAACACTGCTTTATAATAATGAGACATGACAAAAAGATGCCTAGCTTTTgtctctaaataaatatttgcttcAGTGAACTTA
Protein-coding sequences here:
- the LOC110995748 gene encoding high affinity cAMP-specific and IBMX-insensitive 3',5'-cyclic phosphodiesterase 8 isoform X7, whose translation is MNMEVDTEEYKGSSSGSPGARAGRRSSLALTPEDEPLVDVANRSPPPAPIPSAIFYAPPEPLELLCVFPERASRVCAAACNAVARAGGEARSVRSAREALEAFRRDLETRIPHVVIVDARQPQIMDATLLARAIRGLKNTQHTVLIAVVKKSAYLKDDFAVLPYLEAGFNRVMVETLGSTAWCAEVLQARSAAASARAQVAAVTALAAAADRCRDLVAVTDDQQRVLLTNKSWCRVVGWRNDEGPRSFAETIGGEGLRLATSGARDWDAPVMLRRRASPDPVLLACKGTAVSLTRSTSHIVFVCEPSNIPEVERGRGSLHSIRRGSLDVRSVASDGLRRTSLAKLQGLPLEAPITKVISLLSTATEGAPPSTVACIERAVDMLRTSELYSPQMREDPKMRAEDPIATDLIGALLSREQVNANLIYMGTSNVLSSRRSSNDSTVVRSQTNRSNLKHKQSLQTSGQLREILDTALCWDFEIFHLEDLTRGRPLTHLGLTLMGGRFDVCAALECDERTLLHWLTIIETNYHAVNTYHNSTHAADVLQAVACFIEKDRLKNLLEPLEAAAALISAAAHDIDHPGTSSAFLCNARHSLAILYNDVAVLESHHAALTFKLTLNDDRVNIFKNLDRDTFKSVRHNVIDMILATEMTKHFEHLAKFVNVFYAKSTGSKEDGMHTDEPLSLDTTALTSQENVILVKRMMIKCADVSNASRPQKFAFEWARRIAEEYFLQTDEEKAKELPVVMPMFDRASCSIPRSQIGFIDYIIIDMMEAWSAFIDMPELVTHARNNHQRWRELDEAGVTTIADVKRAQRQALPSSTSQPTAEE
- the LOC110995748 gene encoding high affinity cAMP-specific and IBMX-insensitive 3',5'-cyclic phosphodiesterase 8 isoform X6; translation: MLAGEETSIDIVQRWLQRRGSDDIETGSSSGSPGARAGRRSSLALTPEDEPLVDVANRSPPPAPIPSAIFYAPPEPLELLCVFPERASRVCAAACNAVARAGGEARSVRSAREALEAFRRDLETRIPHVVIVDARQPQIMDATLLARAIRGLKNTQHTVLIAVVKKSAYLKDDFAVLPYLEAGFNRVMVETLGSTAWCAEVLQARSAAASARAQVAAVTALAAAADRCRDLVAVTDDQQRVLLTNKSWCRVVGWRNDEGPRSFAETIGGEGLRLATSGARDWDAPVMLRRRASPDPVLLACKGTAVSLTRSTSHIVFVCEPSNIPEVERGRGSLHSIRRGSLDVRSVASDGLRRTSLAKLQGLPLEAPITKVISLLSTATEGAPPSTVACIERAVDMLRTSELYSPQMREDPKMRAEDPIATDLIGALLSREQVNANLIYMGTSNVLSSRRSSNDSTVVRSQTNRSNLKHKQSLQTSGQLREILDTALCWDFEIFHLEDLTRGRPLTHLGLTLMGGRFDVCAALECDERTLLHWLTIIETNYHAVNTYHNSTHAADVLQAVACFIEKDRLKNLLEPLEAAAALISAAAHDIDHPGTSSAFLCNARHSLAILYNDVAVLESHHAALTFKLTLNDDRVNIFKNLDRDTFKSVRHNVIDMILATEMTKHFEHLAKFVNVFYAKSTGSKEDGMHTDEPLSLDTTALTSQENVILVKRMMIKCADVSNASRPQKFAFEWARRIAEEYFLQTDEEKAKELPVVMPMFDRASCSIPRSQIGFIDYIIIDMMEAWSAFIDMPELVTHARNNHQRWRELDEAGVTTIADVKRAQRQALPSSTSQPTAEE
- the LOC110995748 gene encoding high affinity cAMP-specific and IBMX-insensitive 3',5'-cyclic phosphodiesterase 8 isoform X8, with product MWKGSSSGSPGARAGRRSSLALTPEDEPLVDVANRSPPPAPIPSAIFYAPPEPLELLCVFPERASRVCAAACNAVARAGGEARSVRSAREALEAFRRDLETRIPHVVIVDARQPQIMDATLLARAIRGLKNTQHTVLIAVVKKSAYLKDDFAVLPYLEAGFNRVMVETLGSTAWCAEVLQARSAAASARAQVAAVTALAAAADRCRDLVAVTDDQQRVLLTNKSWCRVVGWRNDEGPRSFAETIGGEGLRLATSGARDWDAPVMLRRRASPDPVLLACKGTAVSLTRSTSHIVFVCEPSNIPEVERGRGSLHSIRRGSLDVRSVASDGLRRTSLAKLQGLPLEAPITKVISLLSTATEGAPPSTVACIERAVDMLRTSELYSPQMREDPKMRAEDPIATDLIGALLSREQVNANLIYMGTSNVLSSRRSSNDSTVVRSQTNRSNLKHKQSLQTSGQLREILDTALCWDFEIFHLEDLTRGRPLTHLGLTLMGGRFDVCAALECDERTLLHWLTIIETNYHAVNTYHNSTHAADVLQAVACFIEKDRLKNLLEPLEAAAALISAAAHDIDHPGTSSAFLCNARHSLAILYNDVAVLESHHAALTFKLTLNDDRVNIFKNLDRDTFKSVRHNVIDMILATEMTKHFEHLAKFVNVFYAKSTGSKEDGMHTDEPLSLDTTALTSQENVILVKRMMIKCADVSNASRPQKFAFEWARRIAEEYFLQTDEEKAKELPVVMPMFDRASCSIPRSQIGFIDYIIIDMMEAWSAFIDMPELVTHARNNHQRWRELDEAGVTTIADVKRAQRQALPSSTSQPTAEE
- the LOC110995748 gene encoding high affinity cAMP-specific and IBMX-insensitive 3',5'-cyclic phosphodiesterase 8 isoform X9, with translation MGCTPSMLLDHKSRRRDSTGSQEAALAKVAPTPVCQNKAVQAARAPRASLESDGFSIQLSSKKDSYVSQMGNNFATQLHIKRISGSSSGSPGARAGRRSSLALTPEDEPLVDVANRSPPPAPIPSAIFYAPPEPLELLCVFPERASRVCAAACNAVARAGGEARSVRSAREALEAFRRDLETRIPHVVIVDARQPQIMDATLLARAIRGLKNTQHTVLIAVVKKSAYLKDDFAVLPYLEAGFNRVMVETLGSTAWCAEVLQARSAAASARAQVAAVTALAAAADRCRDLVAVTDDQQRVLLTNKSWCRVVGWRNDEGPRSFAETIGGEGLRLATSGARDWDAPVMLRRRASPDPVLLACKGTAVSLTRSTSHIVFVCEPSNIPEVERGRGSLHSIRRGSLDVRSVASDGLRRTSLAKLQGLPLEAPITKVISLLSTATEGAPPSTVACIERAVDMLRTSELYSPQMREDPKMRAEDPIATDLIGALLSREQVNANLIYMGTSNVLSSRRSSNDSTVVRSQTNRSNLKHKTSGQLREILDTALCWDFEIFHLEDLTRGRPLTHLGLTLMGGRFDVCAALECDERTLLHWLTIIETNYHAVNTYHNSTHAADVLQAVACFIEKDRLKNLLEPLEAAAALISAAAHDIDHPGTSSAFLCNARHSLAILYNDVAVLESHHAALTFKLTLNDDRVNIFKNLDRDTFKSVRHNVIDMILATEMTKHFEHLAKFVNVFYAKSTGSKEDGMHTDEPLSLDTTALTSQENVILVKRMMIKCADVSNASRPQKFAFEWARRIAEEYFLQTDEEKAKELPVVMPMFDRASCSIPRSQIGFIDYIIIDMMEAWSAFIDMPELVTHARNNHQRWRELDEAGVTTIADVKRAQRQALPSSTSQPTAEE